The Synchiropus splendidus isolate RoL2022-P1 chromosome 8, RoL_Sspl_1.0, whole genome shotgun sequence genome has a window encoding:
- the LOC128763991 gene encoding uncharacterized protein LOC128763991: MSSLVLSYSIVGEISLVHWLLVCIGALFCGSWFVLEPCSVASDLCFSLVLQQAVHILASFNGYGRIATSLDTGPWREKTGSDFDGFPQQTSSNHCGVMMLMYAFCICTDRPFHFSESGMVRKWWCVQLMERFSIEGHGQRFAFWTQEAKELLHGVLEPLLRLPRRRAWNNPLLDQSTTVQHLYLAVQWIDENPGVFKSKWRVPAFHGMTEQEQEDAVRSLLEDNGDGTDARDPFIFVFDDMDNMETFMNECRDQRDL, encoded by the exons ATGTCGTCGTTGGTCCTGTCCTACAGCATCGTTGGGGAAAtaagccttgttcactggcttttggtttgtattggagccttgttctgtggctcgtggtttgtattggagccttgttctgtggcttcTGATTTGTGTTTTAGCCTTGTCTTGCAACAAGCAGTTCATATTTTAGCCTCGTTCAATGGCTATGG ACGAATCGCCACATCACTTGATACTGGACCATGGCGGGAGAAAACTGGCAGTGACTTTGAT GGCTTTCCTCAACAAACCTCCTCCAACCATTGTGGAGTCATGATGCTCATG tACGCTTTCTGCATTTGCACCGACCGTCCATTTCACTTTTCTGAG AGTGGCATGGTCCGCAAGTGGTGGTGTGTGCAGCTAATGGAGAGGTTCTCCATTGAAGG GCATGGTCAGCGATTTGCCTTCTGGACCCAGGAGGCTAAAGAACTGCTCCATGGTGTACTTGAGCCTCTTCTTCGGCTGCCCCGCAGAAGGGCCTGGAACAATCCACTTTTG GATCAGTCGACAACCGTGCAGCATCTCTACCTGGCTGTCCAGTGGATAGATGAAAACCCAGGTGTCTTCAAGAGTAAGTGGAGGGTGCCCGCATTCCATGGTATgacagagcaggagcaggaggacgcTGTGAGGAGTCTGCTGGAGGACAATGGAGATGGCACTGATGCCAGGGATCCTTTCATATTCGTTTTTGACGACATGGACAACATGGAAACGTTTATGAATGAATGTCGTGATCAGAGAGACCTGTGA
- the LOC128764087 gene encoding galectin-9-like — translation MAFPQQQQHPFYNPKIPFTGSIFGGLQESKSITINGHVSAFAKRFHVNLQCGASNKADVALHFNPRYDSFFQVVVANTMQNGSWGKEERKNECPIATGSTFSLIITVTRNCFQLNINGSHFMDYNHRIPFQRVDTICIAGTVEISSISFQNAVCPSQPGYPGPPVYPGHPVCPGPPMYPGFPSCPPFPSQPGFPPQPGFPAQPGFPAQPGFPIQPGFPTQPGFPTQPGFPTHPGCPVPMPTVPYHSGISGGLHNGRTISIQGTVHPNAERFTVNLSHNAGIALHYNPRFNEKTVVRNTMKQGQWGPEERDGPMPFHKGQPFTLVIICENNSFRVVANGNHTHTYRHRFNRLHQITTLEINGDISLTSVTV, via the exons ATGGCTtttccgcagcagcagcagcacccgTTTTACAACCCG AAAATTCCTTTTACTGGCTCTATCTTTGGTGGCCTGCAAGAGAGCAAGTCCATCACCATCAATGGGCATGTCAGTGCCTTTGCCAAGAG GTTCCATGTGAACTTGCAGTGTGGTGCCAGCAACAAGGCAGATGTTGCTCTTCATTTCAACCCTCGATATGACAGTTTCTTTCAAGTTGTGGTGGCCAACACCATGCAGAATGGCAGTTgggggaaggaggagaggaaaaacgAATGCCCCATAGCCACTGGCTCCACCTTCTCTCTCATCATTACAGTCACCCGAAACTGCTTTCAG CTGAATATCAATGGCTCTCACTTCATGGACTACAATCATCGTATACCATTTCAGCGGGTGGACACCATCTGCATAGCTGGGACTGTAGAGATTTCCTCCATCAGTTTCCAGAACGCTGTG tgTCCTAGCCAGCCTGGATATCCTGGTCCGCCTGTGTACCCAGGACATCCAGTGTGCCCAGGTCCACCTATGTACCCAGGATTCCCATCCTGTCCACCATTCCCATCTCAGCCAGGGTTCCCACCTCAACCAGGATTCCCCGCTCAACCAGGATTCCCCGCTCAACCAGGATTCCCCATTCAACCCGGATTCCCCACACAACCAGGATTCCCCACTCAACCTGGATTCCCCACTCATCCAGGATGTCCAGTGCCCATGCCT ACTGTTCCGTATCACAGTGGCATCAGTGGTGGACTTCACAATGGCCGGACTATCTCCATCCAGGGCACAGTTCACCCTAATGCTGAGAG GTTCACTGTGAATCTTAGTCACAATGCTGGTATTGCCCTGCATTACAATCCACGATTCAATGAGAAAACTGTGGTTCGAAACACCATGAAGCAAGGACAGTGGGGGCCTGAGGAACGTGACGGACCCATGCCCTTTCACAAGGGGCAGCCTTTTACG CTGGTCATCATATGCGAGAACAACTCCTTCAGGGTCGTTGCTAATGGAAATCACACTCACACCTACAGACATCGCTTCAATCGCCTGCATCAGATCACCACCCTGGAAATCAATGGGGACATCAGCCTGACTTCTGTCACAGTGTAG